In a single window of the Gossypium hirsutum isolate 1008001.06 chromosome D02, Gossypium_hirsutum_v2.1, whole genome shotgun sequence genome:
- the LOC107909709 gene encoding uncharacterized protein — protein sequence MGIFTRSTVSRKPNESMRLIVTTFVGVVFGFLIGLSFPKLSLTKFNISSGILTTIDIKYTEYTNSVPSGSTPLQHPIDNNRSSANATSKKIWVPSNPRGAERLPPGIVKAESDLYLRRLWGKPNEDLTSPPKYLVTFTVGYNQRKNIDAAVKKFSGNFTILLFHYDGQTTEWDEFEWSKQAIHVSVRRQTKWWYAKRFLHPDIVAPYDYIFIWDEDLGVEHFNAEEYIKLVRKHGLEISQPGLEPNKGLTWQMTKRRGDREVHKETEEKPGWCNHPHVPPCAAFVEIMAPVFSRDAWRCVWHMIQNDLVHGWGLDFALRKCVEPAHEKIGVVDAQWIVHQSVPSLGNQGESQNGKAPWQGVRERCKKEWTIFQTRFSRAERSYYKAINSTSH from the exons ATGGGGATCTTTACACGCAG TACGGTTAGTAGAAAGCCAAATGAGAGCATGAGGCTTATTGTGACAACATTTGTTGGAGTAGTTTTTGGCTTCTTAATTGGATTATCTTTCCCAAAATTGTCATTAACAAAG TTCAATATATCATCTGGCATTCTTACGACCATTGATATCAAATACACCGAATATACCAACTCAGTCCCCTCAGGCTCAACTCCTTTGCAGCATCCAATTGATAATAATAGAAGCTCTGCTAATGCCACATCAAAGAAG ATTTGGGTCCCATCAAATCCTCGAGGTGCGGAAAGACTACCACCTGGAATTGTTAAAGCTGAATCAGACTTATACTTACGCAGATTGTGGGGCAAGCCGAATGAG GACTTGACCAGCCCGCCAAAGTATCTTGTCACATTTACTGTTGGCTATAATCAACGAAAGAATATTGATGCTGCAGTTAAAAAG TTTTCAGGGAATTTTACCATCCTTCTCTTTCATTACGATGGTCAAACAACTGAATGGGATGAGTTTGAGTGGTCAAAGCAGGCAATACATGTGAGTGTTCGGAGGCAGACTAAATG GTGGTATGCCAAGAGGTTTTTGCACCCTGACATCGTGGCTCCATATGACTACATATTCATCTGGGATGAGGACTTGGGGGTTGAGCATTTCAATGCGGAAGA ATACATCAAACTGGTGAGGAAGCACGGACTAGAGATTTCACAGCCTGGTTTGGAACCGAATAAAGGGTTAACCTGGCAAATGACAAAGAGGAGAGGAGATCGTGAAGTTCACAA GGAAACAGAGGAGAAACCGGGTTGGTGCAATCATCCACATGTTCCTCCTTGTGCAGC GTTTGTGGAGATAATGGCTCCTGTTTTCTCACGTGACGCATGGCGGTGTGTATGGCATATGATTCAG AATGACTTAGTCCATGGTTGGGGTCTTGATTTTGCCCTCAGAAAATGTGTAGAG CCCGCCCATGAGAAGATCGGCGTTGTAGATGCTCAGTGGATTGTTCATCAATCTGTTCCCTCTCTTGGGAACCAG GGAGAGTCACAAAACGGGAAGGCGCCATGGCAAGGG GTAAGGGAGAGATGTAAAAAGGAATGGACTATATTCCAAACGCGGTTTTCAAGGGCGGAAAGGTCGTACTATAAGGCGATAAATTCAACTTCTCATTAG